In Coffea eugenioides isolate CCC68of chromosome 4, Ceug_1.0, whole genome shotgun sequence, the genomic stretch CGACGCGTAGACTTGGAAGAAAATTTATCTATACTCTTTTCTAGTAGTACGAAATAGCAATCAGACAAATCCAATTTCATCATCTAGTTCACCGAATCAACGGAGTTGAATATCAAGTTCAGACgactttttcttctcttctggGCTGtaaaaagcaaaggaaagaaacatTATTCAAATTCAGAAGACAGGGATTTCTTATTTCTTTGGTTTTATCCGTCAATTTTCTATCTTGGTGAGTATTTAGTATTGTTGATCAATCtcttgaatttcatttgattCTATCATGTGGGTTCTCTTGGCTACTTGCTTTTACTGCAtcccttttgttgtttttgttttttattttctttgataCTTTGGGTAATTCATTTTCCTTGTAAGGATCGATGCTTTTTGTGCCTTGCCTTGCCTTGATATTTTGGGTATTGTTTTCTTCATCTGGGAAATTcgattttttgtttgtttatcGGCATCATTTGCTGTCTTGAATATAGACTTTTGCTGGCTTTTGCCCCactttctttttagttttttaagaGAATTTAAAGGTATTTTATGGTGGTTGAACTTAAAGTCTCTGAGGAGGATTTGCTggttttatttcctttattATTGCAATGTTCTTCCAACTTCTATGATGTAGTTCAGGCTCTGTCTGATTGCTGAAATTTTGGGTGTgcgtggttttttttttcttataattcttcttttggtCAATTAAGTTGAATAAAAATATTCCAGCTTTAGGCAAGATGCTATGCAAATTTACTTCCAACTCCTGATTGCTTAAAAGTGGTTGAGGCTTTATGTGGATCTCATTAGTGAATTTAGGTTGCTTGATCTAAGTTTTTGAATAGTTGCATTCTGATATCCCTTTTTCTTGATGaagaaaatttttagttttttcctTGTCTGAATAACTGATATAATTTATTGCTTTCTAGGCCATTGAAAGGGGAAAGGTGATTATTTTCTTCTGCATGCATTTGTTGACTGTAGAGTTGGTTGTTGTCTCTGAAGTTCTGTTTGTAAGAGAAATAAATATTGTCGATCGTGTTTCTATTGTAGCTTGCTGGATCAATCTGACTGAGAGTGATGGGAGAGGACTTGATAGTTAAGGTGGACCATGTAATCACACCTGATGCATTGCAATCAGCACCAAAGTCAGAGGGTGCAGGGACTTCTGTAGAAAGTTCTAGCTCTCACCTGGTTAATCCTCCAGCTTCAGTCATTGACATTAAGGAGGACGAAGACGACAGTGTCGGTGAAGATGAACCACTTATTCAAACTGTGGAATGTCGTATTTGCCAGGAAGAAGATAGTATCAAGAATTTGGAGGTACCATGTGCCTGCAGTGGCAGCTTGAAGGTACTTTCTGCTGAAGTTTGGAAATATTAATCTTTGAGCATGTGTACCTTTAAATTTTGACAAGTTTTTGATCCCGTCAGCTATTGACATTAAGGAAATTATGAATGCATTCTATCCAATTTAGTTACTTAAATAGCTGACGTGATCAAAAACTTCATAATCTTTTTTGTAATATTTGTGCTTCCTGTTTGGTGCATTGAAGTTGATATATATCGTGAGCTATTGCTGCAAAATAATTTTGGCTGGATCAACCTGTGAAAACTTATGGTTAAGCAATTTTAGATGTTTTATTTGGCCGTGTTTTGTTGTCTAAATCCTCCTTCGAGAAAGCAGGAGTTGCTTTAATATTTCAGCATAATGCTTCTCTGTCCTGATTAATAGGGATTGGTGGTTTTGTTCATGTCATGACCAGATACTAGTTTTATTTGATAAAATCTGCTTGAAAAAGACAATGCCTGAATTACGGTGATTTGCGTCATCATCTCAATTTAATAATTTGAGGCATCTGATACTTGATCTGTTTAGGCACAAGCCTTAAAGTATGTTGATTAGGATATGTGGTCTGCTTGGTTCAAAATCGAAATTGAAATTCCTGAACACAAAAGCAAAAGGGACTTTTGGTTATGCTCATCTTGATTCATTAAAGGATGAGAGTTCTATAGACATCATTGTTGCTGCCGCACACAGAGCTTAGCTCATTGGTGCATTACATGATACTTTGTATAACTAACACACAAAAATTGTCCTTTTTTTCTGGCCTGTCTCCAACTCATTATTATTTGTTGAACTTTTATTAGTCAAGAAGGTTGAGTCAtaatttcttgttttctcacttagAATTATTTCCAATGGATTGATGAATCAGTTTCAAATTATGCTATTTGTCTTCGATTCTGCAAGCAAATGCATGCATGCTTATTGTGTGAGTGATGATCTTGCTCGATCTTGTGCCATCTGTCTTGCTAGATGACATTTTCTTGCTTCTGAGAATTTGCTTTGACCTTGTCAAATATCAGTTTGCTCATAGAGCATGTGTTCAACGTTGGTGCGATGAGAAAGGAGGCATTACTTGTGAGATCTGTCATCAGGTAAGCCAAATACCTTCTTAATTTGCTTATAATTTGAATTCTTTTTGACTATTGACCACTGCCAAactcctcaaaaaaaaaaaaaaaaagaatgtctAGACCTGTGTGATACTGTTAATTTTACGGATCTGATTGATAGTGTGTTGATTTAAGGATGGGTTCATGAATAAAGAAATCACATTTGTAGGGGAACAATGTCTTTTGCTCATTTTAATATGGGATCGTGTTGGTTTTATAGATATGTTATTTCATACCTTATTGCTTCAGCAATAAATATGCTGTAAAGTTCGATAAATGGTTTTACAGAGGAAAGACCAGAACAGAAGGTGGGCTGggtttttcattttctattttttactttttatttttgaagAGGTGACTTTTTATCTTTTATCATCTATGGTGGAGAATGAAATTGGTGCTCCTTTAACTGGGAGTTTATCAAAGTCTAATTGTcaaataatttgaaatttatCTGCAAAGTCCTCCATTAGATATCTAGTATCAAGTGCAAATTTGTGTTAATTTGATTACACTTACACAAATGATGAACTGCTATAAGTAACTTAGTAAAGTCTTGATCTCTAAATGCGCAGCCTTACCAACCCAATTATACTGCTCCGCCTCCTACTCATCCTGAAGATACAGCCATTGACATTGGGTAAGCTTTATTTCTTTCATCCTTATGCTTCCCATATTTGTTGAAGAGTCATATGCATATCATCTGATTGCTGGAAGCTACTTTCTGAATATGCTCATAAATGTTAGTTTGTGATTGTACTTCATGTAGAAATTATGAAGGTAAAGCAAAAGTGTAGCTTTTACATTAGTTTCCGTGGTGATTAATTTGAAGCTTGAAATTTATCTGAGCAATGCAAGGATACTGTTGATTTATGTCTATGCAAACAGTTTCAGCATTTGATGCTCCTAAATTTGATAGCCTGTTAACATTTTTGCACGTTAATATTTCAAAAGTGCTGTGGATGTCAGTCACCTTTGCTTGTTAATGAACTGATTTTAGTAAGTTTACATGCTGTTGGATATTTATTTgcccttgttttgttttatgacCTAATCTATTGATTATATCTTCTAAGTGAGGGATGGACAATTGCTGGTACTCCTGTGGATCTGAATGACCCTCGACTTATAGCCATGGCCACTGCTGAGCGCCATCTTCTGGAGCCGGAATATGATGAATATGCTGATTCAAGCGCAAGTGGAGCTGCATTCTGTCGTTCTGCTGCTTTAATTGTTAGTCACTGGAATCCTTTCTTGCCCTTATGCTCATATTTTATTGTTTGGCAAGTTGGATAGCTCTTGTAATTGTATTTTGTCCTGGAAAATATAGTAGGAGGTCATATGAAATTTAGTTAAAGGTCATGTTAACATTATGAGGTGGATCTTTGGTTACATATTCTGCTCTACATGTTCTGGTGTTGGAGTCATGAgaagagaaacaaaaaagaataggGTTCTGTATGGTGTGGTGGTTGAGACTGGATTGCTCCAAATGCTTAACATGTGATACTCCTCTGTTTTATTACTTTCTTTAGCTGATCATCTGAATTTGGCAGGACTACCATGATCTTGAGCAGTTCCCCGCCTTGCAGCCCTAAAGTCATGTTTTGTGGTGCAACCATTTTTAATCACACTATTAAAAAGCATTGTTTTCCTTCTTAACTTTATTCCCCCTAATTTCTCCTTGGTCAATTTGATTTTGCATTGGTGGAATTTTGGTCCCTTTTCTCCATATTATAACGAAGTTGAGCACTGGTtactcccccccccccccccccccccgtctctctctctctctctctctctctctctctcacagccCCATGTGCCAAAAAAATGGGTCGAATCCATCTTTTTAATAGCTTGATTTTTTAGTGTCATGTCTATGGATTTTGGGTAATTAATTAGCGGTTTCAGATTTCAGTTCATATTGTGTGGCAGTTAATGGCTCTTCTACTCTTTGAGGCATGTCAGTTATATATTTAATTCTTGTTGTGTGGCAGTTAATGGCTCTTCTACTCTTGAGGCATGCTCTTACCATTGGAAATGGTGATGGGGATGATGATGATGTTTCTACTTTCTTCGCTGTAAGTGGATTGAACTCTGGCTTTCCTTCAGCATCTGTAGTTGGTGGTATTGAGCATCTATGTTATGTTTGACTGTGTCCAATAATCTGCTGTTCCTTGGTAGCTTTTCTTGCTCCGGGCTGCTGGTTTCCTTCTTCCTTGCTATATCATGGCTTGGGCCATCAGTGTATTGCAGCGTCGAAGGCAAAGACAGGTTAGAGCCATTTCTATAGCTCATCTTGTTATGTTTCCTCTGAGAATTTTATACAAACAACAAGTTGCAGCTAGGAGGGAGGGAGGAGGCTCAAATGTTGCACCATTTTGCTGTGCCCTATATGCAATTACatgcttctttttttcttctccttttctaTTCTCTCGTTCTCTCCCCCCCTTCAGGTTGTAATTTTGTTCCTGGGGATGGGGTGGTTAAACTTTTCTATAAGTACTCTGGTCATTGCAGTAGACTGAAGATTCCTCATTGTGCTATTGTTTTATAGCTGTCAATGTGAAAATTGTTGCTTGATGACTATAATTATCTGGCACATCTTCAACTAATTATAGGAGTTCTGAGAATGACTCCtgcatttattttaattaggtCATTGTGCACATGCTTACATGGGCTTCTATTTATTGGTTGGTTTTCTAttactagggctgcaaacgagctgAGTGGAGTCGAGATTTGGCCTAATTGAGCCGAGCCTCGACTTAAGTTTatgaagctcgagctcgacaaGCTCTCAGTATAAAGCTGGAGCTTGagcttaaaaaaattaaaaaattataattattttattttttttaaaaaagaataaaataataatttttcttaacaaataataaaatattagggatatatatgtaatttcattattaaaataaaaaatattatatatataaaaaaaaaaatatatatatatatataattgagtCGGCTTGCGAGCTAACGAGTTGAGTATCTTTGAACTTGAGTTCAATTTGGTTAGCTTGAGCTCGACTAGGGCTTTGACTCGAACAGCTCGCAAGCGGCTCGACTCGTGTACAGCCCTATTTCCAATATTGTTGTTGGGTTCAATGCTTTACATTTGATTTGTTTTGACTTTCACGTAGTGGCTTTTTGTTTCTAATTTAAGTTATGCTCTTTGCACGTGTGTGTTTTGGTTGTTCTAGAGAGTTGATTTACTCTGTTGGTAGGGGGGAAAAATACCCATATTTCATTTGTATGGCTTGGTTGTAGCAAATTGTTAGCTACTGCATATTGTGTTTATCTTTTATTCTGTTAGTAGAAATTGCATTATATGTCCTTACTGATTTCTTCTTTACATCTTCATCTCTTGAACCAGGAAGCAGCAGCACTGGCTGCAGCTGAGGTCGCTTTTCTGCTGCAGGCTGGGCAACGTAGGGGTATTCAAGTCAGAATTGCACCAGTACCTACACCAGCACCAGCGCCTGTAGCAGCAAACGAACCTGCAGTAACTGCACATACAGGGCCAGCTCAATGACTTCTGGGTTTCCCGTCTTCTTCTAAGCTTGTCTAGAGGAATGTACTGATGATTACGGTTTCTTCCGACATTTTTTACAGCACCAGAGGAAATATATGTATTGATCTTTGCAATTGTTTCTGCGGGTTTCTTTTTCCTGGTTGTGGGTTGATCCTGCTGTCCACGATATCTTAACTTCAATCATTGTATAAGACCTGTAAACTACATATTAAAGTAGCAATCACTTCAGCTGCTGCTGTGGATTGCTTTAATTTTCAATGTGATTATTCTGTAAATAAGTGAAGATTTGTACTTGGTACTTGCTCAAGAAGCTGTTACTATGACTATGACCGTTCTTTGTCTTCATTCCTGTTAACACCTTTGTATTTCCCCTTGTTATAGTGTTCAGTTGAATGCATTTTACTTGGCTTTCAGTACCAGAAAAGGAATCTGCTAAGATGTATTTAAAACTGGTTTTTGTAAGTTAACCATTTCCTGATATCTGCAGCTGTAGAGAATCTAAGAGACAAGGGAGACTTGGCCGTTTTGTAATTTGTTTTCCCTGTTTAGTTACTTGGGCTACccccttttattttgttttgctGCCTAGCTGATGAACAGATGACTTTGGTGTTATTGGATCAGTTGGTGATCTCTTTACCGTTAGGCCCTAtttggtttttgaatttttttggtGCTTATTTTCACAATTAATTATGGAACAATCAATTAGTGGAAATAACATGTTTTCAATTCTTAGGGGTAAGGTAAATCTTGACTGTCAGTTTtcaattcaccaaaaattatcCTTGCTCAACCAATTCTTTTGAAgtttacaaaattttttaaaagttttttaCACTTATTATCACAACAAATATCTTCACCTATTCCAAGATGAACCAAACATGGGATGAGACACTTTCAACAATTTAAACCAATCTCATCCCACTAATCCATCACAGAAACGTGCTTGAGAGATTTAGCAAATTAGTGAAGCAATGAAACAATCTTGCCTTGAAGATAAGTTTTGggattttcttctcttctttttttaatcTTCTTTTGGATCCTCAGACACTTTGAAGAAAAGCCAAGAAATTGATTAAGATAAGATGTATAAGTGTATAACAAGAAGGTTTATCTACTGAAATTTGATTGTCCTAGGATGCATAATCTGAAAGCAACTGCTCGTGTATGTTTCTTTTTTGCTTTAAAACCGTGCCAAAAGAATCTAAACAAAATACTCTTGACTGGCTTTTAGATCACATTACTGCATTTCCATCTCTTTTACTAATAACTTGTAAATAAACCACCCCCAATACACCATTCCTCCGGGAACATAAGAAATTTCGTGTACTTTCTAATGCAAACCtaatcaaaaaatttcttaatcaCATGGCATTTGGTTCTGGATTAACATATGTTAAGGGTTCCCTTGCATGGgggtttttcaaaaaaaaaaaaaaaaggggtcaATTTGGTAACAAGAAGAAACTAGAGATTGGCCAGGAGCAAGAAAATGAAACGGTAAGGCCATAATTTGGTGTTATGGGGTTCAATTCGTTGTTAAAATTTTGAATGGATTTAATTATGGTCATGGCTGCTAAAAACAAAGAtagagaagagaaaagaaaagcataaAGGAAATCCATTAAGCACAAGGAACCAAGACTGGGATTTTTGTTTGCATAGAGAGAAGAGCTTGGAATGCTAAAGTGAGATAGCATAAAGCAGGGATTTGGTTTTTTAGAAGAGGCTTCTATCCCCACATTGCCCAACATTCCCCCAGCTTTATCTAGCTTTCTTGCAACTGTAGCAACCTCAACTTTGGCTGGCTTATGCCTTTGTTCTACCAAAGGAGCCACTCACACTTTGTAATTCAATATTCAAATTCCTAAGGCTACAAAAGAATGTTGAAGATACTTTTCATTATCCTTATACATCACATATTATGATTTATGCCCTGGTTAATTGTCTTGATAGGATTTGTAGTCAAAACACAAATATTCACCTAATTGGTGAGCTGTAGGACAAAAAAGTTGGAGCTTTTCAAAGCTCAAGTTGGgttaaaatccctaattttaGCTACGCGTTATTGaagaattaaatcaaatattatTCTATGTTCAATCAACAAATAATTAGTGTCACGTAAATAGTATCGTTATCTCGTGTTATGTTtcttgcaaatatagttttttgCCCCCTCAAATGCAAACATCCTTGCATGTGCATTGGTGTGCAAATacgtatacatatatatatatatatatatattcaattgATAACTTACTTTTActctaatatatattataagaGGGTCCAACTAAATCAAGAGAGATTAGAGGGAGAGGATTCCACCTCTAAACCAAAGGGGTGCACTGCTACACACCTTTTGAATTTTACTACAGGTGTAGAGATTTGAACTCCTAACTTGCAGTCGGGCCTGTACCTTATGCTTCACTTGGTATTCAGCTCGCTAAGGGGAATATAATTTGGTGACCATATTTGACGTCTCCTATAGTCCTGTATCTTGCAGGGCTCACAATTAATTTCATCTGTCTATTGAGCTGAGCCAAGGGGTCATTCAGATTCAGTTACTTCATAACTCAAAAAGAGTGGTTGAACACGTGAGAATATGATCTGATGACTTGGCCAATTGGTCTACAGGTCTAAGAGTCTGATATGGTCCTTGTTTGGTCCAAAAGAGCAAGGCAGATGATAGAGATGTGGGGAACCTACATAAAGATTCTTGGCTTCCCTAGAATGATGTTCCAGTTTAACTTTTGTTCAAACCAGTCAGTGTCTTCTAAAACAGCCTTACATTTACTTCTATGGCAGGCTTATCATTGGGTGAATCTTAACTTCTTCAGATGTTCAGGGCCCCTCTATGCTTTATACCTTTATTCATCCAAATcccacaaaaataaaataaggcaGATGTTTATATATGGCAGAACGAGGCATCAAGAACCAGACAGTATAGTGTAGTCTTTACTCTTTAGACAAAGTACCTATTCTGTTCTTATTGTCCAAAACAAGAGATACCCGTTATCCCCCTTGCTTTCGCACTGCAGCAAAAATGAGCTTCTCTTCTTGTAGGATGATCATACTGATTGTCTGTATTGGATTCTTCTGTTTCCAACCAGAGAAGGTTTCTGGTCTTAGAAGTATAGATCTTGCTCTCAGATTACACGAAGGAGAGTTATTGTTCCTAAGAAGTTCGCGGATTCTAAACTCTGTTGCTTCAGAGGACCTGCATGTGCAGCTAAATTTAGCTCCTGCGCCTGCAACGATGTTTGATCCAAACCAATCAAACAAACGGAGAGTTCGAAGAGGGTCAGACCCCATTCACAACAGATGCTGATGTTCGCAACAGATTGGTTTGTTTTAGGTGTTCCATTGTAAAGACAAAACATGGTGCTGGATAAAGGATTGCCTGCTTTAGATCGAGATGATGCAGAAATTTAGGTTGGTTGGCTTGCTCACGTGTTTAGAAACTATAGCTTTGTTGAGTTTCAattcttcttttatcatttcttAGTTGAAAGTTCAGGCTTTTGTATCAAAGAGAAGCTGAGAAGATGCTGATGGAACTGTCTCATCAGAAACTACAATTGTATAAACATAGATTTTTAACTATAGCTTAAACATTTTCTGGATACAACTAACCTCCATATTGTTTCTATCCAACTCTGATCCAGTGCCTGTTTGCATGTAATATCCTCAAGCATACAAGTTAAATGTGTAAACTTCTTGAAAGATTTCTTTTACCTGCTTAGCCAAATTCTCTAGAACCACCACCTGACGTGAAAACTTCTGTATAATGTTTTATCTTCACTGTATGCCTTGTCACGCATAACTGAATTTGCAGTACTGCTAATGGTAGTCCAGGCTGTCCACCAATCATCTAAAACAAGGCAAGTTCAAAGGGGAAAACGCCCGCTTACGAATATCAACCTCTGTttctctggaaaattttctgatcCACTGGTTATTTGGTTAATAATAAAGAATAGGCTCAGCTGAGGTTGTGGCAAAAATTTCTGAACGGCTAATTCTGACCCCTATACTTTCTAAAGCTCCTTACTTTACAAAGAGTAAGAGGATCTTAGCAGGAGAAACAGCAGCACAAAGATACTAATGACCCTATAAGCCCATTTTTCAAGAACCCACAGATTCTAATAGTTGGAACTCTGTTTACCAAGTCAGTAAACTTCTTGTGGGGTTCTCATGAAGTAGATGATTGGCCTACAACAAGAATCTGTGTCCTCTCATATCGGGTTTTCCTATGGACACTTGACTTTACACCAGATATCTTCCTTGAAACAGCCTGCCAAATCATATCCACCGCATCACCAGGTCGAGAAGGGTATTGATATTCATAGTGCGATGCAATGTCCTTTAGTTTCTCCCACATTTTGGTCCACTTGTCCCGCTCAATTCCCCTCAGAAGATTCAGAAGGTAACCACTTTTCACAGCTTCTGATGCACGGATAAATATGCAGAACTCTGAGTAGTCCAAGATATCTTCAAATGGTAACTCAATCTCATCGCTAATTATCACAGGAACACAATGACTAGCAATGGCATCAAAAAGCCTGTTTGAGGAAGGAGTATCTCCTGCAATATTAAGGCAGAATTTGGATGCGGCCATGCCACGGGATGCCTGTTTTATACCATTACTTCCAATACTTCCAAATGTGAAATGTACATCCTTCTCATCTTTGAGAAGATAGTAGAGTTCCTGACGAATTATGCCACcctgaaaattaaaaagaaaaatcatgagAATTTAAACTTTATCATCAGGACTTGTAGAAAAGGAAAATCCAGACTTAGATCTATGACCAAATGGTGAGCCAGAAGAAAGCAACAAAAGTTTCTGTATAGGTATGATTAGGTTGTTAGGAATTGAAGGGGGAGGTAAGGGTGTTATCTAACTGGAGATGGTGAACGAGTGTGCATGGCTTTGAATGAGCTGATAGAATCCGTTTATTCAGGATGCTGGACGTCAAAAAACTATACCACTGTGGCCCAGATTTCTGTTCAATGAAAGTAGGTATTGTAGCAACAAACTGGGGAACTTAACAAACATTGAAGCTAATAACAGACAATCAGCATCATACCAAATCAGACAATGCATAAGTACATCTGTAATTGCATGTATGACTATCGACGAAGAAAACAAGATTATGTACAAACAAATATATGTGCTCATGTTCGTACAATACCAACATTTGCCTGACTTGAATAATAAGATGCCAATTCCATATTAATGTGAAGTATTTCTTTTAAAAGTAACTCCTGGTTACCATAATTCAAAGTAGTTTTAATTCTAAAATCATGAATTCATGGATATATGACAGTCTGATGTGAGGTTATAACCGGAATGACCATTTCAACCACTATGTCGTCCTGCAGATTTATTGTCAGTATCTAAAACCAATGCATTTTCCATTTGAAGGTTCTTATAAAACTCAGTAATATTTTCTTTGTGAAAAAGAATAAGTTTCACGCATAACAGCAGCAATTTGCAAGCCTTCCATTTTAAGTCATATGGGTACATAAAGCTGAAAGACTTCCAAATGCTCAATGCTGACTGAGTGAAAACCTCAGAAGACCTTTTCAGTTACCACATTTCAGCCCCAAAACGTTCCCTAAAGTTAGGATCACATCACACAGATTGTAGGAATAATAACAACAAAACAGGGAACCCAAGAGGCTCCAACTCACGGGTTGCAACACAACATCAACACTGCAGACAAAATGTGTAAAGATTAAACAATTCTAGGGTAGAAGAACCAAATGAAAATAAGAGCAGAGACTTACAGCTTTCCTGTAGATTGCACCTTGGAAATACACCAGTGTGGGCCGTTTTTCAAATGGGGCTGAGTCACTAGATGAAATTGTCTTCACCATATGTTTATAGGGAGCAATTATATCCTTGTCAAGATTTGCTACATGAGGAGGGTATCTTCCAAAATCTGCAAGCACAAACTTGGCAGAATGCAACTTCTTCCTTGCATTCAACAAACTATTCGGATGGTGGGCTACAATCAAATGATCTTTCCCATGCAATCGTTTCCACTCATCCCTATCCTTCAGAAACTCAACTAATTTATCTTGCAGTAATCGGTTCACACTGACTTTCTCCTTCCCGTGAAGCTTAGATTGACGGTTGTAACTTAGAGATGCAAAGAATGGCACAAACAGGATATCTGCTTCAGTCGAATGCTCCACTCTGATGGCAGTACATGGTCTATCTAcatttggagaatttgatgataGGAGATCAAGTGTGAGCCAGTACTCAATGCTGTGTTGTAAATTCAAACCACCAGGATATGAAGGTACTTGATGCAGATCACTAACATCAGGCCACAATTGATTCACACCTCCTCTCCAAttcaacaatccaaaatgaaattcAGCAGGCAAGTCATACATATAGACCCTAAGAAGAGCCTTACTTGGATCACATTTTACTCTCCTTGCATCATGTCCTAGTCCATCCAACTTCTCAGTGAAATTCACATAAGGAACCTCTTCATTTCTAACTTCTTCAGTAGTTAAAGTTTCTGAAGGGTTGACATTGTCTTTCGAGCAACTAGATGGACTATTGACAAGGAAAACCTGAAGAACCGAGATGTTTCTGAAAGAACTGCCACAAAATTGGAAGAGGGACAATGATGAAAGAAGTAAAAGAAACAGCGAAAGGCCTATCAGGCAAGAAAGAAACCTTGAGGGTAGTATACTTTTCTCCGACATTGTTGACATTTTTCAAGAAGCAGAACTGAAAAAAGTCACTTTCTTGAACCTCTTGAAGCTTAGTACCTTCAAGAAGAGAAATTAATGACTTCCTTCCAGGACAAAATGGGCTTAGATTCTACACAAAAAACACCTGTTCCTTTTTAAGAAACAATTAAATGAAGCTCCAGAATAGTGTCAATGCCATCCAAATAAGTAGGAACACTCAAAAGGGTTGCCAATTCAGTCCATAAACTCTAACCTTTCacccaaaatccaaaatttcaCATCCCACGAAATAAAAACCGAAGAAAAAGAGAGCTAATTTCCTCTGTATTTGCCTAAGTCTACAATCACTCTCTGTTCTCACTGTTCAGAAGAATCAGGAATATCAACCTGCAGGCAAAATAAATACAGAAGAATAACAAAATATTAAAACTTTCCCAAGAATTTCATCCAAAAGAGGaggtcaaaaaaagaaaaaacacacGCACGCACGCACGCACCCTTTTCAGCTCAAGAAAAGTAGCAATTCCTAAAGGTATGATCTTTAAGAAACAGAACAATACAATATTAACTACAGTAGCTATTTCTTAGGATCTTCGTCATCAAGACTAACTAATTCTTCATgggaaaatatcacaatatcacaaataaaacaaaaatgtaaATTACCTAATTAGCTTCTTCTTGAGCTAAATATTGATCGGTTTGAAGCAGACAGGGTCCCAGTTAAGAGAGCA encodes the following:
- the LOC113767616 gene encoding uncharacterized protein LOC113767616, translated to MGEDLIVKVDHVITPDALQSAPKSEGAGTSVESSSSHLVNPPASVIDIKEDEDDSVGEDEPLIQTVECRICQEEDSIKNLEVPCACSGSLKFAHRACVQRWCDEKGGITCEICHQPYQPNYTAPPPTHPEDTAIDIGEGWTIAGTPVDLNDPRLIAMATAERHLLEPEYDEYADSSASGAAFCRSAALILMALLLLRHALTIGNGDGDDDDVSTFFALFLLRAAGFLLPCYIMAWAISVLQRRRQRQEAAALAAAEVAFLLQAGQRRGIQVRIAPVPTPAPAPVAANEPAVTAHTGPAQ
- the LOC113768584 gene encoding probable arabinosyltransferase ARAD1, which codes for MSTMSEKSILPSRFLSCLIGLSLFLLLLSSLSLFQFCGSSFRNISVLQVFLVNSPSSCSKDNVNPSETLTTEEVRNEEVPYVNFTEKLDGLGHDARRVKCDPSKALLRVYMYDLPAEFHFGLLNWRGGVNQLWPDVSDLHQVPSYPGGLNLQHSIEYWLTLDLLSSNSPNVDRPCTAIRVEHSTEADILFVPFFASLSYNRQSKLHGKEKVSVNRLLQDKLVEFLKDRDEWKRLHGKDHLIVAHHPNSLLNARKKLHSAKFVLADFGRYPPHVANLDKDIIAPYKHMVKTISSSDSAPFEKRPTLVYFQGAIYRKAGGIIRQELYYLLKDEKDVHFTFGSIGSNGIKQASRGMAASKFCLNIAGDTPSSNRLFDAIASHCVPVIISDEIELPFEDILDYSEFCIFIRASEAVKSGYLLNLLRGIERDKWTKMWEKLKDIASHYEYQYPSRPGDAVDMIWQAVSRKISGVKSSVHRKTRYERTQILVVGQSSTS